Proteins from a genomic interval of Salinarchaeum sp. Harcht-Bsk1:
- a CDS encoding metallophosphoesterase, giving the protein MATVEPVPDAPAATAWLDGERALLVADYHAGIEVALAIERGIEVESRAEERRQRLVDLVEQTRPDVLVILGDLMHSIGDPGGRERDEIEALVEALPDLPITLVKGNHDGAIEEWVPRVDVTDGAGVRFGEIGVAHGHTWPAREVLEADVVCVGHEHPQVRLEDEVGGSRVERVWLRGPMAGAPFEARDDELDWSAPELVVLPAFNGLAGGTWINVEGQEFLAPFLPEGLASGEAFLLDGTRLGDYRTV; this is encoded by the coding sequence ATGGCGACCGTCGAACCGGTCCCCGACGCGCCGGCGGCGACGGCGTGGCTCGACGGCGAGCGAGCCCTGCTCGTCGCGGATTACCACGCCGGCATCGAGGTCGCACTCGCGATCGAGCGGGGCATCGAAGTCGAATCCCGCGCCGAGGAGCGTCGCCAGCGACTGGTCGATCTCGTCGAGCAGACCCGCCCCGATGTGCTCGTTATTCTCGGCGACCTGATGCACTCGATCGGCGATCCGGGTGGCCGCGAACGCGACGAGATCGAGGCGCTGGTCGAGGCCTTGCCCGACCTCCCGATCACGCTCGTGAAAGGCAATCACGACGGCGCAATCGAGGAGTGGGTACCACGCGTCGATGTGACGGACGGGGCCGGCGTCCGATTTGGCGAGATCGGGGTCGCCCACGGCCACACCTGGCCTGCGAGGGAGGTGCTCGAGGCCGACGTCGTTTGCGTGGGCCACGAGCATCCACAGGTCCGCCTGGAGGACGAGGTCGGCGGCAGTCGCGTCGAACGGGTGTGGCTCCGGGGGCCGATGGCGGGCGCCCCGTTCGAGGCACGCGACGACGAACTGGACTGGAGCGCACCCGAACTCGTCGTCCTTCCGGCCTTCAACGGCCTCGCTGGCGGCACCTGGATCAACGTCGAGGGCCAGGAGTTCCTCGCACCGTTCCTCCCGGAGGGACTCGCCAGCGGGGAGGCGTTCCTCCTCGACGGAACGCGACTCGGGGACTATCGGACCGTTTAG
- a CDS encoding TrmB family transcriptional regulator, with protein sequence MASLRDLGLSEYEARAYRALLNTGPATAKELSRASDVPMGRIYDVLNSLEQYNLVRSQTASRPKKYVAVEPATALDRLLEDKKRELDAQAEQYEEIVDDLSVELDAAEPVEEQFWTAAVGAENAVDLLIERLAAAEDRIVVVGSDRSPLFDVSELGILAVDELESALDRGVTIEVLLTPGLVDSLPPEVGNRHRRTLSEHPRYEVRTAPNVAGTFNLIDATEVTIHVPHPLEPDEPFGVIDLKDPEFAADVQELYGPRWEAAEPLSF encoded by the coding sequence ATGGCGAGTCTCAGGGATCTCGGTCTCTCGGAGTACGAAGCACGGGCGTACCGTGCGCTCCTCAATACGGGGCCTGCAACGGCCAAGGAGTTGTCACGCGCGAGTGACGTCCCGATGGGCCGGATCTACGACGTGTTGAACAGCCTCGAGCAGTACAACCTCGTTCGCAGCCAGACGGCCAGCCGGCCCAAGAAGTACGTCGCCGTCGAACCGGCGACGGCGCTCGACCGGCTGCTGGAGGACAAGAAGCGCGAACTCGACGCGCAGGCCGAACAGTACGAGGAGATCGTCGACGACCTTTCGGTCGAACTCGACGCGGCCGAACCCGTCGAGGAACAGTTCTGGACGGCCGCCGTCGGCGCGGAGAACGCCGTCGACCTGCTCATCGAACGTCTCGCAGCCGCGGAGGACCGGATCGTCGTTGTCGGCTCGGATCGGAGCCCGCTGTTCGACGTGTCCGAACTCGGGATCCTCGCCGTGGACGAACTCGAATCGGCTCTCGACCGCGGCGTCACCATCGAGGTCTTGCTCACCCCCGGCCTCGTGGATTCACTCCCGCCGGAGGTCGGCAATCGTCACCGACGGACGCTCTCGGAGCATCCTCGCTACGAGGTCCGGACGGCCCCGAACGTCGCGGGGACCTTCAACCTCATCGACGCCACGGAGGTCACCATCCACGTGCCGCACCCACTGGAGCCCGACGAGCCCTTCGGCGTCATCGACCTGAAGGATCCCGAGTTCGCTGCCGACGTGCAGGAGCTCTACGGCCCTCGTTGGGAGGCCGCAGAGCCGCTTTCCTTCTGA
- a CDS encoding DUF255 domain-containing protein, with product MTEDPDGTEEPAPGSRAAERAAASDPAPGVPTWPPGGHVEWRPWGQATFDEAANAGVPVLLSLTATWSEECRQMDAETYGEPRVAADIDDGFVPVRADVDRNPRVANRYAMGGVPSTAFLTPEGEVLNAAGPLTASGMRGAIEGVRRTWSEQGSTAGRVPRALADEEPPGAPLDASIEGHLLETLRENFDEQAGGWGTGAKFPMPRAIEFALKRDREMALRTLDAISSNLEDEHAGGFHRSAANRNWSSVSYEKLLDSNAALIRAFAAAYRYTGEESYRRSAERGVEFLTTTLWTDDAPGDRGAFAASQAAGPGADYYALEPSERERAEAPFVDETVLADWNALGIDALLSVAAVTDDETAEAFARRALATLVGSLIEEGETVHYRSPAAEDSDGERGLLLDTARTIRTLVTARGVLGPDPAVDAFDGEETASGPVALARELVDTAIDERRPGQTFVDGPIGDVGLLDRPLRPLDANVELAGALLDLAEVTGVDRYESIARETAEAFAGAHERFGPQAAAFGTVAGRLLRGTVRIDLTAAVGSDLHRAALRLADHEAIVVPAIGDAGEPIDRDVDYEPDAAYVVADGERSAPAFHPEELSERVASQL from the coding sequence ATGACCGAGGATCCGGACGGAACCGAGGAGCCCGCGCCGGGAAGCAGGGCCGCGGAACGGGCCGCAGCGAGCGATCCGGCACCAGGCGTCCCGACCTGGCCGCCGGGTGGCCACGTCGAGTGGCGACCGTGGGGCCAGGCCACCTTCGACGAGGCAGCGAACGCTGGCGTGCCCGTGCTGCTCTCCCTGACTGCGACGTGGTCCGAGGAGTGCCGGCAGATGGACGCCGAGACGTATGGCGAGCCCCGCGTCGCGGCAGACATCGACGACGGGTTCGTCCCGGTTCGAGCCGACGTCGATCGGAACCCGCGGGTCGCGAACCGGTACGCGATGGGCGGGGTCCCCTCGACCGCGTTTTTGACGCCGGAGGGCGAGGTCCTGAATGCCGCCGGACCGCTGACCGCGTCGGGCATGCGTGGGGCGATCGAGGGCGTTCGCCGAACGTGGAGCGAGCAGGGATCGACGGCGGGGCGGGTTCCGCGTGCGCTCGCCGACGAAGAACCACCGGGCGCGCCCCTCGACGCGTCGATCGAGGGCCACCTGCTCGAGACGCTCCGGGAGAACTTCGACGAGCAGGCCGGCGGCTGGGGCACCGGCGCGAAGTTCCCGATGCCGCGGGCGATCGAGTTCGCGCTCAAGCGGGATCGTGAGATGGCACTCCGGACCCTCGACGCGATCTCGTCCAATCTCGAGGACGAGCACGCCGGCGGGTTCCACCGCAGCGCAGCCAACCGGAACTGGAGTTCGGTGAGCTACGAGAAGCTGCTCGACTCGAACGCTGCCTTGATCCGGGCGTTTGCGGCCGCGTACCGCTACACCGGCGAGGAGTCCTACCGCCGGTCCGCCGAGCGCGGCGTCGAGTTCCTGACGACGACGCTCTGGACCGACGACGCCCCAGGCGATCGCGGTGCGTTCGCCGCTAGCCAGGCCGCAGGTCCAGGCGCGGACTACTACGCGCTCGAGCCTTCGGAGCGGGAACGTGCCGAGGCACCGTTCGTCGACGAGACCGTGCTCGCTGACTGGAATGCCCTGGGCATCGACGCCCTGCTCTCCGTGGCGGCGGTGACCGACGACGAGACCGCCGAGGCGTTCGCGCGCAGGGCGCTCGCTACGCTCGTGGGCTCGTTGATCGAGGAGGGCGAGACCGTCCACTATCGATCACCCGCGGCCGAGGACTCGGACGGGGAACGTGGACTGCTCCTCGATACGGCACGAACGATTCGGACGCTCGTCACCGCTCGTGGCGTGCTCGGTCCGGATCCTGCCGTGGATGCGTTCGACGGTGAGGAGACTGCATCTGGCCCCGTGGCCCTCGCTCGCGAACTGGTCGACACCGCGATCGACGAGCGGCGACCCGGCCAGACGTTCGTCGACGGTCCCATCGGGGACGTCGGGCTTCTAGACCGTCCGCTCAGGCCGCTTGACGCCAACGTCGAACTCGCCGGTGCTTTACTCGACCTCGCGGAGGTGACCGGGGTGGATCGATACGAATCGATCGCTCGGGAGACTGCCGAGGCCTTCGCCGGCGCCCACGAACGATTCGGCCCGCAGGCTGCCGCTTTCGGGACCGTCGCGGGGCGCCTCCTTCGCGGGACCGTGCGGATCGATCTGACGGCAGCCGTCGGAAGCGATCTGCATCGGGCCGCCCTGCGTCTCGCAGACCACGAGGCGATCGTCGTGCCCGCAATCGGCGATGCTGGCGAACCGATCGATCGCGATGTCGACTACGAACCCGACGCGGCGTACGTAGTCGCCGATGGCGAGCGGTCCGCACCGGCATTCCACCCCGAAGAGCTGAGCGAGCGCGTTGCATCCCAGCTCTGA
- a CDS encoding co-chaperone YbbN, with translation MSVTLKDFYADWCGPCKTQDPILDELSEDWGDRFAVEKVNVDEEQEIANEYQVRSLPTLIVENEDGVVERFVGVTQREDLEDALEQAGA, from the coding sequence ATGAGCGTCACCCTGAAAGACTTCTATGCGGACTGGTGTGGGCCGTGCAAGACCCAGGATCCCATCCTCGACGAGTTGTCCGAGGACTGGGGCGACCGCTTCGCCGTCGAGAAGGTCAACGTCGACGAGGAGCAGGAGATCGCCAACGAGTATCAGGTGCGCTCGCTCCCGACGCTGATCGTCGAGAACGAGGACGGCGTCGTCGAGCGCTTCGTCGGCGTCACCCAGCGCGAGGACCTCGAGGACGCGCTCGAACAGGCTGGCGCGTAG
- a CDS encoding DEAD/DEAH box helicase, protein MSRESGADAFSQLGPAVRSALSARGFATPTEPQRLAIPPLADGRHTLVVAPTGTGKTETAMLPVFDAVAEAEHSFGISALYVTPLRALNRDMRDRLDWWGEELDLDIDVRHGDTSDYQRSKQADDPPDVLVTTPETLQAMFTGKKLRRALEDVEHVVIDEIHELAASKRGAQLAIALERLRDLAGPFQRVGLSATVGDPETVGAFLTGGRGCAIREVDVGSRLELDVVVPEVTAEDEALASELMIEEEFASHVRAIRDVVAENESTLIFVNTRQTAEAMGSRFTQLAADEDSGSGGEGVVDVGVHHGSLAKSARIEIEDSFKAGELDGLLCTSSMELGIDVGHVDHVVQYQSPRQVTRLLQRVGRAGHRSDKVSAGTVVATRSDDALEAMAIARRSLDGEVEPAPIHEGSLDVVANQVGGLVEGQGGVHARRAYEIVTAAYPFRDLDKSTFKDVVRELSKNRIVYLDEDADRIESSGTWRYVYENLSMIPDEETYAVEDVASGSQIGTLDERFVATFAEPGAAFIQGGQMWRVTNVDDDDGSLTVSPIEDPSGEIPSWIGEEIPVPRPVAEEVGELRGVAGRQFEHGADRAAVARDLARRYPIEAEHVARALDPIERHAGEAPLPTDEGILIEREGGKIVLNAPYGHDANETLGRMLSALLGQRTGSSVGLDVDPYRIDLEVPGIVDGRDVIAVLEETDPDHVEPLLELSLDRSEALAFRLSQVAEHFGAIKPWQGDSSPPASRLRQYLANTPAYEEAKREVFHEDLDVEAAADLLRSIQRDEIAIELVGGRTPIGTAGRSSNMELLVPQNADAGVVEQVKDRIYGDDVRLFCVHCTEYDRVKPVKRVREEPSCPHCESTMIAALHPWADDAVTAIKADDKDDEQEKLTERAYRSASLVQHHGKPAVIAMAARGVGPDTAARIINKHREAEADFYRDILEQERQYARTKSFWD, encoded by the coding sequence ATGAGTCGGGAGTCCGGGGCGGACGCGTTCTCGCAACTCGGGCCAGCGGTCCGCTCGGCACTTTCCGCACGGGGCTTCGCGACCCCGACCGAGCCCCAGCGGCTCGCGATCCCCCCGCTCGCCGACGGCCGACACACCCTCGTGGTCGCGCCGACCGGCACCGGGAAGACCGAGACCGCGATGTTGCCGGTGTTCGACGCCGTCGCGGAAGCCGAACACAGCTTCGGCATCTCCGCGCTGTACGTCACGCCGCTCCGCGCGCTGAACCGCGACATGCGCGACCGCCTGGACTGGTGGGGCGAGGAACTGGACCTCGACATCGACGTTCGCCACGGCGACACCTCAGACTACCAGCGCAGCAAGCAGGCCGACGATCCGCCGGACGTGCTCGTGACGACGCCGGAGACGCTCCAGGCGATGTTCACGGGGAAGAAGCTCCGACGGGCGCTCGAAGACGTCGAGCACGTCGTGATCGACGAGATTCACGAACTGGCGGCGTCGAAACGCGGCGCACAGCTCGCGATCGCCCTCGAACGACTCCGCGACCTCGCTGGCCCGTTCCAGCGCGTCGGGCTCTCCGCGACCGTCGGCGATCCCGAGACCGTCGGGGCCTTCCTCACCGGCGGCCGTGGGTGTGCGATCCGCGAAGTCGACGTCGGGAGTCGGCTCGAACTCGACGTGGTCGTGCCGGAGGTCACGGCCGAGGACGAGGCGCTCGCGAGCGAACTGATGATCGAGGAGGAGTTCGCGAGCCACGTCCGGGCGATCCGGGACGTCGTAGCGGAGAACGAGTCGACGCTGATCTTCGTGAACACTCGGCAGACGGCGGAGGCGATGGGCTCGCGGTTCACGCAGCTAGCTGCCGACGAGGATAGCGGATCCGGAGGCGAGGGCGTCGTCGACGTCGGCGTTCACCACGGCTCGCTCGCGAAGTCGGCCCGGATCGAGATCGAGGACTCCTTCAAGGCCGGCGAACTCGACGGCCTGCTCTGTACGTCGTCGATGGAACTCGGCATCGACGTGGGCCACGTCGACCACGTCGTCCAGTACCAGAGTCCACGTCAGGTAACCAGGTTGCTCCAGCGCGTCGGGCGTGCCGGGCACCGCAGCGACAAAGTGTCGGCCGGGACGGTCGTCGCGACCCGCTCCGACGACGCACTGGAGGCGATGGCGATCGCACGCCGGTCGCTCGACGGCGAGGTCGAACCCGCGCCGATCCACGAGGGGAGCCTCGACGTCGTCGCGAACCAGGTCGGTGGGCTCGTCGAGGGACAGGGTGGCGTCCACGCCCGCCGAGCGTACGAGATCGTCACCGCGGCCTACCCGTTCCGCGATCTCGACAAATCGACGTTCAAGGACGTCGTCCGGGAGCTTTCCAAGAACCGGATCGTCTACCTCGACGAGGACGCAGACCGCATCGAATCCTCCGGCACCTGGCGGTACGTCTACGAGAACCTCTCGATGATCCCGGACGAGGAGACCTACGCCGTCGAAGACGTGGCCTCGGGTTCACAGATCGGGACCCTCGACGAGCGGTTCGTCGCGACGTTCGCCGAACCCGGCGCGGCGTTCATCCAGGGCGGACAGATGTGGCGCGTCACGAACGTCGACGACGACGACGGTTCGCTGACGGTGTCGCCGATCGAGGATCCGAGTGGCGAGATCCCGTCCTGGATCGGCGAGGAGATTCCGGTCCCACGGCCCGTCGCGGAGGAGGTCGGCGAACTCCGCGGCGTGGCGGGCAGACAGTTCGAGCATGGAGCCGACCGCGCAGCCGTCGCGCGAGACCTCGCCCGTCGGTACCCGATCGAGGCCGAGCACGTCGCGCGGGCACTTGACCCGATCGAGCGCCACGCCGGGGAAGCGCCGCTTCCGACGGACGAGGGCATCCTGATCGAACGCGAGGGCGGGAAGATCGTGCTCAACGCGCCCTACGGCCACGACGCCAACGAGACGCTCGGTCGGATGCTCTCGGCGTTGCTCGGCCAGCGCACCGGCTCCTCGGTCGGGCTCGACGTCGACCCGTACCGAATCGATCTGGAGGTCCCCGGCATCGTCGACGGCAGGGACGTCATCGCCGTGCTCGAGGAGACCGACCCCGACCACGTCGAGCCGTTGCTGGAGCTCTCACTCGATCGCTCCGAGGCGCTCGCGTTCCGGCTCTCGCAGGTCGCCGAGCACTTCGGCGCGATCAAACCCTGGCAGGGCGACTCGAGCCCACCGGCGAGCCGCCTCCGACAGTACCTCGCGAACACGCCGGCATACGAAGAGGCCAAACGTGAGGTGTTCCACGAGGACCTCGACGTCGAGGCAGCAGCCGATCTCCTGCGGTCGATCCAGCGCGACGAGATCGCGATCGAACTCGTCGGTGGCCGGACGCCGATCGGGACGGCGGGCAGGAGTTCGAACATGGAGCTCCTCGTCCCGCAGAACGCGGACGCGGGCGTCGTCGAACAGGTGAAAGATCGAATCTACGGCGACGACGTCCGGCTGTTCTGCGTCCACTGCACGGAGTACGATCGAGTGAAGCCCGTCAAGCGCGTTCGCGAGGAGCCCTCCTGTCCGCACTGCGAGTCGACGATGATCGCCGCGTTGCACCCGTGGGCCGACGACGCCGTGACCGCTATCAAGGCCGACGACAAAGACGACGAACAGGAGAAGCTGACCGAGCGAGCCTATCGTTCCGCGAGCCTCGTCCAGCACCACGGGAAACCGGCCGTGATCGCGATGGCGGCCCGTGGCGTCGGACCGGACACGGCTGCCCGGATCATCAACAAGCACCGCGAAGCCGAGGCCGACTTCTACCGCGACATCCTGGAACAGGAGCGCCAGTACGCCCGGACGAAATCCTTCTGGGACTGA